In one window of Lewinella sp. 4G2 DNA:
- the lysS gene encoding lysine--tRNA ligase yields MERSEQELVRRDNLTKIREMGIEPFPAATFPVTHLAKEINETAEFDEENKSTNLTEVTVAGRLMARRIMGKASFASIQDSSGRVQIYVSRDDIAPGEDKALYNTLFKKLLDLGDFIGVKGFVFKTRTGETSIHVKEFTFLGKSLRPLPTPKTDEDGNVYDKFDNPELRYRQRYVDLVVNPEVKETFIKRTRLVTAIRTFLDGMGMIEVETPILQGIHGGAAARPFATHHNTLDVPMYLRIANELYLKRLIVGGFDAVYEFSKNFRNEGMDRTHNPEFTAIEFYVAYKDYNWMMDTTEELLEYAVKTVNGGDHAKVMAGENEIDFAGPYRRLTMADAIKEYTGEDINGADEDELRAIAKRLHVGLDNTMGRGKIIDEIFGDHVEAKLIQPTFITDYPVEMSPLTKKHRSKPGLVERFELIVNGKELANSYSELNDPIDQRERFEEQVKLAKRGDDEAMPIDEDFLRALEYGMPPTAGIGFGIDRLVMLITGQSSIQEVLFFPQMRPEGVSND; encoded by the coding sequence ATGGAACGCAGCGAACAGGAATTAGTACGAAGAGATAATTTGACGAAGATCCGGGAGATGGGGATCGAGCCGTTTCCGGCGGCGACTTTTCCCGTGACGCACCTGGCCAAAGAGATCAACGAGACGGCGGAATTTGACGAGGAGAATAAATCGACGAATCTTACCGAAGTGACCGTGGCCGGGCGGCTAATGGCGCGGCGGATCATGGGGAAAGCCTCCTTTGCATCCATTCAGGACAGTTCCGGGCGCGTGCAGATCTACGTGAGTCGCGACGATATTGCGCCGGGGGAAGACAAGGCGTTGTACAATACCCTGTTCAAGAAATTGCTGGATTTGGGCGACTTCATCGGGGTGAAGGGCTTCGTGTTTAAAACGCGGACGGGGGAGACCTCCATCCACGTCAAAGAATTTACTTTTCTGGGCAAATCGCTGCGCCCGTTACCGACCCCGAAAACGGATGAGGACGGCAACGTTTACGACAAGTTTGACAACCCGGAACTGCGTTACCGGCAGCGTTACGTGGACCTGGTGGTGAACCCAGAGGTGAAGGAAACCTTCATCAAGCGGACCCGCCTCGTCACCGCCATTCGCACCTTCCTGGACGGGATGGGCATGATCGAGGTGGAGACGCCCATCCTGCAGGGAATTCACGGTGGCGCCGCGGCCCGGCCCTTCGCGACCCACCACAATACGCTGGACGTACCGATGTACCTGCGGATCGCCAACGAACTTTATTTGAAGCGGCTGATCGTCGGGGGATTTGATGCCGTTTACGAATTCAGCAAGAACTTCCGCAACGAGGGGATGGACCGGACGCACAACCCCGAGTTCACCGCCATCGAATTTTACGTAGCCTACAAGGATTACAACTGGATGATGGACACGACCGAGGAGTTGCTCGAGTACGCCGTCAAGACCGTCAACGGAGGCGACCACGCCAAGGTGATGGCGGGCGAAAACGAGATCGACTTCGCCGGCCCCTACCGCCGATTGACGATGGCCGACGCCATCAAGGAATACACCGGTGAAGACATCAACGGCGCCGACGAGGACGAACTGCGCGCCATCGCGAAGCGGCTGCACGTCGGCCTCGACAACACGATGGGCCGCGGTAAAATCATCGACGAGATCTTTGGCGACCACGTGGAGGCCAAACTGATCCAGCCCACCTTCATTACGGATTACCCCGTGGAGATGTCTCCCCTCACCAAAAAGCACCGCAGCAAGCCCGGTTTGGTGGAGCGCTTCGAACTGATCGTAAACGGTAAGGAATTAGCGAACAGCTACTCCGAGCTCAACGACCCGATTGACCAGCGGGAGCGTTTCGAAGAGCAAGTCAAGCTCGCCAAGCGGGGTGACGACGAGGCCATGCCGATCGACGAAGACTTCCTGCGCGCCCTGGAGTACGGGATGCCGCCCACGGCCGGGATTGGCTTTGGTATTGACCGATTGGTGATGTTGATCACGGGGCAGTCTTCGATTCAGGAGGTGTTGTTTTTTCCGCAGATGCGGCCGGAGGGGGTGAGTAACGATTAA